The following is a genomic window from Polycladomyces zharkentensis.
CGCCGCCGTCGGTTCCGGTCTGCTCGATGTGGGGGCGGTGATGACGGCCGGGACGGAAGCGGGTACAGAATGGTTTATTGGGGAACAGGATGCGTGCAGGGAGGGAGTTTCTCCGATAGAGGAAGTGAAACGGAGTGCGGCTTATCTGAAAGCCGAAGGATGGATGGAATGAAGGTGCGTTTGCGACCGTCCACGGAGGCAGATTTCGCGTTTGTGTTTACGCTGAACAAAACCAACATGCGCCGGTACGTGGAGCGTTTGCGCGGATGGAACGACGCCGCCGAGCGGGCGGACATGAAACGAAAATTCCGACCCGGATCAGATCAGATCATCGAAGTGGACGGACGTCCCGCCGGCGTTTTCGCTGTGGATCGCCGGGCGGATGAGTGGCATCTGCGTCATATCGAGCTGTTGCCCGCTTTCCAAAACCGCGGGATCGGCACGGCTCTGATCCGGCAGCTGCTCGAGGAAGCGCATCAACAGGGGGTGGCTGTCACGCTGCAGGTGCTCAAAATGAACCCTGCCCGCCGTTTGTACGAGCGTCTGGGATTTCGCGTGGTGGGGGAAACGGAGATCAAATACCGAATGAAAGCAAAGGAGGAGAAACATGCGAATCGCCCTGTTTTCTGACGTTCACGGAAACGTGACGGCTCTGCAAGCGGTGTTGCGGGAGCTCCGCGAGCGGGGGCCGTTTGATGCCGTGGTGTGTGCGGGGGATATGGTCTTGATGGGTCCTTCCCCGGAGGAAGTGGTGGATCTCTTACGGGCAGAAGGCGTCAAAATGGTGCGTGGCAATTGCGATGATATGGTGTCGGGACTGCTTCCGATCGAGACAGAAGCAGGTTCCGATCCGGTACGGCTGGAACGGTTTCGTGTCCATGTCAAATGGACCCGCGAACGGTTGGGTGAAGAACGGCTGGACTTTCTCCGTTCGTTGCCGGTGACGCGGACATTTGATCCCGCTCCCGGTCAATCCCTGTTGGTATGCCATGCTTCTCCGTCATTTACGAACCAACCGTTGCCCCGTCCGGATCTGTTGAGAACGGAAGGCGCAAAATATTACGGTGATACGGAAGCACGCGTCATCGCTGTCGGTCATTGGCATCAGCCTTCCTTAACATTGTTGGGAGAGCGGATCGTGTTAAACGTTTCTTCCGTTTCCATTCCCATGGACGGACGGCCGATCGCCTGCTTCACGATCGCCGAATGGCGGGACGGCATTTGGAGCTTTGAGCAATATCGGGTGGATTATGACATTGCGCCGGAAATCCATCGGATCAGAGAACGGAATATGCCTTTGCCGCCGTGGCCCAAGCTGGAGGAATGATGGAAGACCGGGACATCATTACGGGTGCATGATGTCCGTGGGGCGGTGGTGCTAGTGGAGCATTTTTCGGAAGCGAAGACCAACAGGTGACGGTGAAACGACAGGTGTGACTCAATCCATCGCCTGGGACGGGTGTTTTGGGGCGAGTTCGTTCAGTTGTGAATTCGGTTTGTCCGTTTTCTTTGACGGAGACGGTTTTCTTCTCAAATTTGTTAAAGAAAGGAGCTGCGGAACCGATTGTTTCACACCGGATAAGGGATGGGCGTATCTCATTCAGTGAAGTGTGTTGCGATCAGTCCACAGCTCCTCGAGCGGGGAGGTGAAGGGGACAATGGAAGCGGAATCATTGTCCTTACTTCTATTATTCCCGCGATTTTCGTTGTTGAAAATAGAGAAAAATATTCCATCCAGAAATTGATAGGGATGCAGGCACTGAGGTGTCTGAGAGCGAAGTGGGTGTTTTTTGTCTGGTCCTGCGGTATAGTAAGTGTTGAAACCGGATCATGGATCAGGAGAAAGGTGGACTGTTTTCCACGATCAACCTTTCGGTCCGGCGATACGGGAGAGAGGAAATAAGCACACCTGGATCAAAAAATGAATGGGCCAGATATGCCCTTTGTAAAGGAGCGGTTGTGATGCATCAAAATCCGAGTGATGCCGTGCGGCGCGAAATTTTGTCGTCGGCCCGAAACATTGCCGTCGTCGGTTTGTCCGACAACCCGGAGCGAACCAGCCATATGATCGCCAAAGCCATGCAGGATGCCGGTTACCGGATTTTTCCCGTCAATCCCAATCTATCCGGTCCGGTGCTGGGAGAAAGGCCGTATGCCTCGCTGTTGGAGATCGAGGAGCCGATCGATATCGTTGACGTGTTCCGCCGCAGTGAGCATGTAATGCCGATTGCCAAGGAAGCGGTGGAGGCGGGGGCCAAAGTGCTGTGGCTGCAACAGGGGATTGTGAATGAGGAAGCGGCCGATTATGCCAAAAAACACGGCATGACCGTCGTGATGGATCGTTGTATCAAGGTGGATCATGCCTTGTTGGTACGGTGAGCAAACAGCGTCCATCGAGGTTGCATGCGGGATCAAACACAATCTGCAGTTGTCAGGCTGGGAACAAGCGGTGTCCTCAAAGGGTTCGGGTGGCCGGGTATGTTTACAGTTGAAGGCGTGTCTGAGGGGGCATTGTTTTTCCAGGCGAACGACGGACTGGATGCTTCGAAACGATAAGCGCGGGAGTAAGATCGCGGGTTGTTCCCTCCCGACGGAGCGAACTTGCCCGTGTTCTGATCTTCAAGGCTCCTGGCGGCTTTTTGCATTGCCTTCTTGCGGGCGCTGGTGGAGCGATCCGGGAAAACGGTGTGCGTGAGATTTGCCGGACATATTTTCGGCAATGGATGTACCCGAGCCACAGACGGTGTTTTCCTCTTCCGCAAAATTGGGTAGCCCAAGGTTGCAACACGTCGGAGTCCGGTTCATAATAAAAGTTAAGGAATGGTTAACAGTCAGCACATCAACGAACACCGAAGAGGTGATTCCGGTGGAAGCGATGAAGTTGTCCACGCTGGTACTGACTGTTTCACCCGATCTGTACGATCTGTTGAAGGAAGAGGAGCTGAACTCCCACATCGTGATCCGGGGAGACGTGTCTTCCATCGGACCGGAAGACCTGAATGAAATCATCGCTCGCACGATCGAGTATCATCATAGCGCCCCTTATCACTAAGGGGCGCGTTGTTGTGTTCATTCGTATTTCTTTTGCATCTCCTGCTGTTTCTGTTCGATGAAAGCCTGCAGCTTGTCTCTTTTCTCGGTCAAAATTTGATCCAATTTGTCATAGCGTTGTTGTCGGTATGATTCCAACGCATTGTATCGATCGATGATTTTGTTGCTCAGTTCGGAATACTGACCGTCCTGCAGCTTGTTTTTACGATCCAAAAATTCCAAGGCGCTATCCAGATGTTTGCGTTCCGTCTGCAGTTTGTTGTCGAACTGGCTGCCGGCATATCCGGCGATCAGCTCAAGACGTTGCCATTTGGCATTGTATTGATCGTTGACGTCCAGCCAGTTGGTGTTGCCCCAGTCGTTCCAGGCCAACCACATTTGGGTGTATTGCTCTTCCAGATACATCTCCAGATCCTGTTGATCCTTGGCCGTTGAATATTCCCCGCCCCCGGCATCGGCCACCGCCTGCAACGCTTTTTGTCCGGCATTGTCCACATCAAATCCGATAATGTTGACCACCGCCTGGATGTTGGATTGATGCAAAGACTGTGCCGCCGCTACCGGATCGCCGCCGCAAGTTTCAATGCCGTCGCTGACGATGTAGACGATATTCTCCGTATTTGGACCGTTGTGTGCGGCCAAGTCCGATTGGGCGTCCCGGATGGCCTTGGCGAGCGGGGTCCAGCCGGCCGGGCGGAAACGTCCCAGCGCTTGTTGGAATCGGGCGGCGTCGTAGGTACCGGAGGGATACACCACTTCGCTGCTGTTGCAGGACATCGCTTTGTCCTTGGCCTGATTGGTCCCTTTGTGACCGTAGACCCGCAGGGAAACGGTCGTCCCGTCCGGAAGCTGGGAGGCAAACCGCCCGATCGCCTCTTTGGCCTGTTCCATTTTGGTTTTCCCGTCAATTTTCCCGGCCATGCTGCCGCTGGCGTCCAGCAGGATGGCGACATTCAGCTTTTTGGCGTCCGGAGCTTGAACGCGCAAGTCATCCGGTGCTTTGTTGCGGATTTCGAAGGACGTGTCAAAGTGATCCAGCTTGTCCACGATCGGTTTGTAATTCTCGGCCAGATAATAGATCAGCCGGTTGTATAATTGATCGGTGGAAAGGCCGTTCGGCAATTTGGCCAATTCGCTTTGCAGGGCCGCCGCATCATAGTCGTAACCCGCATATTTGCCGGGTCCTTCCTTCACCATGCCTTCCGGTGTCGTGGCTGCGCGGAAATCTTCGGGTTTGATTTTTTGCCAAGGTTCAAGTGGTTCTGTTTTTTTGGCCTGTGGTTTTGTCTGACCCGGTTTGGATGTCTGGGCCGTTTGCATCAGCAAAGAGCAACCCGAAAGCAACAAAACGGAAAAAATGATGACAAAGGACAACCACTTCTTCACATGATCACCTCGGATGGATTGGGTTGACAAATTTCATGGTACAACACGTTGAAATGAAAATCACTACGAAAAAAGTTTGAATGTGAAAGGCCATCACATCGGCAATGACTGCTGCCGCTCGGCAGGAACCGTCTCCGTCGAGCGCAACAACCGGGGCAGGCGGAAACTCATGATCATGGCGTAAAGGATCAACCCGGCACCGGAGACGATAAACACCCGGCTCACCCCGATCCACTCGGCCAGCCAAGCGCCGACCATCGGGGCGATCAGGATGGCGGCGTTTTGTACGGCGGTGACGACGCCACTCACCCGTCCCATCAAGTGTTCCGGGGTTTCGGTTTGCAACAGGGTACTGAAGGAAACCGTGGAGAATGCGTTGATAAAACCGATCATCCACCAAATGCACACGTAAAAAACGAAGTCTCGTGGTAACCATCCCATGCCGCCAAGTCCTTTGAGTAAAGTGAGCAAGCCGAACAACACATGGGAGCCCAGGATCAGCCCCAACGGATGCGGGGCTTTTCGCCACGCTCCCAACACGATCGAACCGATCACGTTGCCGCAACCGACCACAGCCACCAGCGTGCCGTAGGCGGTGGAAGGCATGCCCATCACGCGGGTCCACACGGAACCCAAACCCTCGATCAAAAAGATCATCCACATGGCGATGGAGGAACAGATCAGACCGGACAGGAGAACCGACCGCGCCCCGATGTGACCGATTCCCTCGCGAAATTCCAACCAAAAGTGCTGTGTTTGCCGTTCTTCTTTCAGTGCCGATCTTGTTTTCGGTAAAAACATCAAAAAACAAGCGGATAACACGAAACCGACCGCTTCCACCAGAAAGGCCGTGTGCGGGGATGTCACCGTCAAAAGTGCCGCTCCCAGTGAAGGACCGATTATTTTGGCGGCGGTCAGCACCGCCTGACTGAGTGCGTTGGCTTGTTTCAGCAGATCGGCCGGGACGGTGCTGCGGATCATCCCTTGCCGTGCGGGGTCGAACATCGCGCCGCATGTGCCTTTCAAAAAGACCAGCAACAGGAGCAGATAGTAGTTGTCCACCCAGTACAGTCCCAATACGAGCAGTACCCGGGCGATGTCGCAACCAATCATGATTGTCTTGCGGGAGTAACGATCGCTCCATACGGCCAGGAGCGGCCCGCACATGATCCACGGCAAGCCGAAGACAACAAGAAACAGTCCCATTTCACCTGGACCCATTTTCCACTGAAACACCAAAATGGCGTTCAATGCGATGAAATCCAACCAATTGCCCAGATCGGAAAAAATCTGACCGCTCATCAACAGGCGGAATGGTCGGACTTTTAGCGGCAAGAACAGAGAGGCTTTCATCGTATACTCCCTTTCGACAAAAAATGGGATCACCCTGTTTTCTTATCCCATTGTAGCAATTTTCGGACCGTCATATCAGTGTAATTCAAAAAATAGGGAATAATAAGCCCGTTGTCGAGTGAGAGGGAAAACACAGCCTTTTCGAATGGGGATACCAATGTCGTCGGATGGGAAAGTGCTTCCGCCCTCTCGCAAGTCCGACGGAATTTTGATACAATCAAGCCGAGGAGTGTGCAATGCAAAACCACAATGCGAGCGGTGACTCGTGAAACAAGCGGAAACAGGCTTGGATGCAGCCATCGCGGATGGAGTGGGTGGCCACGCCGGATGAAGAGAGAAGCCCGCGACTTTGGCTGTGTGAGCAAGCCTGCTTACGGAAAAGCCAAGATTTGGATGTCTTCCAAGGGGGTACTCACAACCGCATGCCTGCTGAGCAGACCAAAGAATTGTGTGTGTTGACTCGTGAGAAGCTGAAAGAAGCCAAGACGATGCTGGAGTCCTTTCTGAACTACACCAGTGTTCCGCAGTTGTTGGAAGAGACCGGTGACCAAGAGGGGATGGAGGAATATTACCGGGAATTTCTGAGTGACCTCCGGCACTTGAGTGTGGCCTGTGAGATCGGTTATGAGAAGGTCAGCCTTGTTCTCCGCCGGGCCAAGTTCAATCAGGATTTCGCCGAAAAAGTCCTGAACGAGATCGTGCACACGTGCGTGTACAATTTCTACTATCCCCGGAACGAAGTGTACGAAGAGGACGGGCGGTACTGCTACACCAGCATGGACGCGATTTCGTTTCGCAGGAAGCCGGCAGAGTCGCTTCGACAACTCGTGCTGTCGCTCTCCAAAATCTTTGAACAGCTTCGCGACGAGCTGGAATATTACGAGACGGACTACATCACGCGGGTGCGGATGCAGAAGCACATCACCAACGTATCATCCGCAACGTGAATATCATAACGGAAAAAATGAGCGGGAGAGAAAAATCCCGCTTTTTTTCGTGAAAAATTTGTCGAAAAACCGTGACAAGAATTGTCGAATGCGATACAATCAAAGCGTTATTCCGTGGCACGGTTGTGATCGGCATAGGTGTGAAATGCTTCGGATCGAGCAGAAAAAGGGAAGAGGAGGAATCTTTCATGGCAGGCTCCGGCACGGCACTGGGGTCCGATTGGTCTTTTCAACCTTCGGACAAGCTCTTGGGTTCCCTTGATTACCGTCGTTCCCGCGCGCGTTTGCTGCGCCGCATCGCATCGGATCCGCAAGCCTCTCACTATCTGGAATTGGCTTGGTTGGAATACCGCAAGCGCCATTATGAAGCGGCCAAAGAAACGGTGGAAAAAGCCCTTCAACAGA
Proteins encoded in this region:
- a CDS encoding GNAT family N-acetyltransferase; protein product: MKVRLRPSTEADFAFVFTLNKTNMRRYVERLRGWNDAAERADMKRKFRPGSDQIIEVDGRPAGVFAVDRRADEWHLRHIELLPAFQNRGIGTALIRQLLEEAHQQGVAVTLQVLKMNPARRLYERLGFRVVGETEIKYRMKAKEEKHANRPVF
- a CDS encoding metallophosphoesterase family protein, which translates into the protein MRIALFSDVHGNVTALQAVLRELRERGPFDAVVCAGDMVLMGPSPEEVVDLLRAEGVKMVRGNCDDMVSGLLPIETEAGSDPVRLERFRVHVKWTRERLGEERLDFLRSLPVTRTFDPAPGQSLLVCHASPSFTNQPLPRPDLLRTEGAKYYGDTEARVIAVGHWHQPSLTLLGERIVLNVSSVSIPMDGRPIACFTIAEWRDGIWSFEQYRVDYDIAPEIHRIRERNMPLPPWPKLEE
- a CDS encoding CoA-binding protein; this translates as MMHQNPSDAVRREILSSARNIAVVGLSDNPERTSHMIAKAMQDAGYRIFPVNPNLSGPVLGERPYASLLEIEEPIDIVDVFRRSEHVMPIAKEAVEAGAKVLWLQQGIVNEEAADYAKKHGMTVVMDRCIKVDHALLVR
- a CDS encoding vWA domain-containing protein is translated as MKKWLSFVIIFSVLLLSGCSLLMQTAQTSKPGQTKPQAKKTEPLEPWQKIKPEDFRAATTPEGMVKEGPGKYAGYDYDAAALQSELAKLPNGLSTDQLYNRLIYYLAENYKPIVDKLDHFDTSFEIRNKAPDDLRVQAPDAKKLNVAILLDASGSMAGKIDGKTKMEQAKEAIGRFASQLPDGTTVSLRVYGHKGTNQAKDKAMSCNSSEVVYPSGTYDAARFQQALGRFRPAGWTPLAKAIRDAQSDLAAHNGPNTENIVYIVSDGIETCGGDPVAAAQSLHQSNIQAVVNIIGFDVDNAGQKALQAVADAGGGEYSTAKDQQDLEMYLEEQYTQMWLAWNDWGNTNWLDVNDQYNAKWQRLELIAGYAGSQFDNKLQTERKHLDSALEFLDRKNKLQDGQYSELSNKIIDRYNALESYRQQRYDKLDQILTEKRDKLQAFIEQKQQEMQKKYE
- a CDS encoding MFS transporter — encoded protein: MKASLFLPLKVRPFRLLMSGQIFSDLGNWLDFIALNAILVFQWKMGPGEMGLFLVVFGLPWIMCGPLLAVWSDRYSRKTIMIGCDIARVLLVLGLYWVDNYYLLLLLVFLKGTCGAMFDPARQGMIRSTVPADLLKQANALSQAVLTAAKIIGPSLGAALLTVTSPHTAFLVEAVGFVLSACFLMFLPKTRSALKEERQTQHFWLEFREGIGHIGARSVLLSGLICSSIAMWMIFLIEGLGSVWTRVMGMPSTAYGTLVAVVGCGNVIGSIVLGAWRKAPHPLGLILGSHVLFGLLTLLKGLGGMGWLPRDFVFYVCIWWMIGFINAFSTVSFSTLLQTETPEHLMGRVSGVVTAVQNAAILIAPMVGAWLAEWIGVSRVFIVSGAGLILYAMIMSFRLPRLLRSTETVPAERQQSLPM
- a CDS encoding DUF3907 family protein, translating into MPAEQTKELCVLTREKLKEAKTMLESFLNYTSVPQLLEETGDQEGMEEYYREFLSDLRHLSVACEIGYEKVSLVLRRAKFNQDFAEKVLNEIVHTCVYNFYYPRNEVYEEDGRYCYTSMDAISFRRKPAESLRQLVLSLSKIFEQLRDELEYYETDYITRVRMQKHITNVSSAT